In one window of Dokdonia sp. PRO95 DNA:
- a CDS encoding MerR family transcriptional regulator, translating into MKNAVKTKFSIKDLEGLSGIKAHTIRIWEKRYGLLEPQRTDTNIRTYALSDLQKLLNVVFLTEHKYKISKIARHSTKEIAALVASLISDSDESSENHAINSFKIAMMNFDQNLFHKTYNALNETKPFVNIFYEVFIPLLHEIGLLWQTDTINPSHEHFIFNLIKHKILINIEKTQINVPPLKEKTFALFLPENEIHELGLLFLNYELVSHGYKVIYLGQSIMLSNLKYLSVNHPNLSFASYFTVNPLESEIPQYFEEFNAVFENQKLNLYVLGAMTSKIDETKVPSNIHIMLSIREFVNVIKQSTPSYA; encoded by the coding sequence ATGAAAAATGCTGTAAAGACAAAATTTAGTATAAAGGACCTTGAGGGCTTAAGTGGTATTAAGGCTCACACCATACGTATATGGGAGAAAAGATATGGACTTCTTGAACCACAACGTACAGATACCAATATTAGAACTTATGCACTAAGTGATTTACAAAAACTACTTAATGTTGTTTTTCTAACAGAGCACAAATACAAAATTTCAAAAATTGCTCGTCATTCGACTAAAGAAATTGCGGCGCTCGTTGCAAGTTTGATTTCTGATTCTGATGAGTCTAGTGAAAACCACGCTATCAATTCTTTCAAAATAGCGATGATGAATTTTGATCAAAATTTATTTCACAAAACATATAATGCCCTTAATGAGACTAAGCCCTTTGTAAATATATTTTATGAGGTTTTTATACCATTATTACATGAAATAGGATTGCTATGGCAAACAGACACTATCAATCCATCACATGAACATTTTATATTTAATCTTATAAAGCACAAGATTCTTATTAATATTGAAAAAACTCAGATCAACGTTCCGCCATTGAAAGAAAAGACATTTGCACTTTTTCTTCCTGAAAATGAGATACATGAGTTAGGGCTATTATTTCTTAATTATGAATTGGTATCCCATGGCTACAAGGTTATTTATTTAGGTCAAAGCATTATGCTTTCCAACTTAAAATACCTTTCTGTAAATCACCCTAATCTATCATTTGCATCTTACTTCACCGTGAACCCTCTAGAAAGCGAGATTCCACAATATTTTGAAGAATTTAATGCTGTTTTTGAAAATCAGAAATTAAATCTCTACGTACTAGGAGCAATGACTAGCAAAATAGATGAAACGAAAGTTCCTTCAAACATTCACATTATGCTTAGCATAAGAGAGTTTGTAAATGTTATAAAACAGTCTACACCATCATATGCATAA
- a CDS encoding shikimate kinase: MNYFLMGYMGSGKSTIGPLLAEALSYNFLDFDAYIEEKEGSSITEIFENKGEIYFRKAETRHLKALIDNNDDDTIIALGGGTPCYGNNLQLIKDANAKTIYLNWNFKVLANRLWQAKEQRPLIASMQSLEDLEDYIRKHLFERGFYYNQADIVVKVESQSAEELTAQILKKLL, encoded by the coding sequence ATGAATTATTTTTTGATGGGGTATATGGGTTCGGGAAAATCAACCATTGGACCACTGCTTGCTGAAGCACTTTCTTACAATTTTTTAGATTTTGACGCCTATATAGAAGAGAAAGAGGGGAGTAGCATTACCGAAATATTTGAAAATAAAGGTGAAATTTATTTTAGAAAAGCCGAGACAAGACATCTTAAAGCGCTTATTGATAATAATGATGATGATACAATAATAGCCTTGGGCGGTGGAACACCTTGCTATGGAAATAACTTGCAACTTATTAAAGATGCAAATGCAAAGACTATTTACCTTAATTGGAATTTTAAAGTACTGGCAAATAGATTATGGCAAGCAAAGGAGCAGCGTCCATTAATTGCTAGTATGCAATCGCTAGAAGATCTAGAAGACTATATAAGGAAGCACTTATTTGAGAGAGGTTTTTATTATAACCAGGCAGATATTGTGGTTAAAGTAGAAAGCCAATCAGCAGAAGAACTAACAGCCCAAATTTTAAAGAAATTACTCTAG
- a CDS encoding phosphoribosyltransferase family protein, giving the protein MKVKLEKILDHQAIAHKTKRIAFQIYESNANEEEVILAGIADNGYKFAERLATVLSEISPLKTILCKVTMDKKNPLGTVQTSLPASEYQNKSIVLIDDVLNSGTTLVYGVKHFLDVPLKRFKTAVLVNRNHKKYPVKADFKGISLSTSLNESVKVTFRKGNDTAVLE; this is encoded by the coding sequence ATGAAAGTTAAACTTGAAAAAATACTAGACCACCAAGCAATAGCCCATAAAACAAAGCGCATTGCCTTTCAAATCTATGAAAGCAATGCAAATGAAGAAGAGGTTATACTAGCAGGTATTGCAGATAATGGCTACAAATTTGCCGAACGCCTAGCTACGGTACTTTCCGAAATATCTCCTCTGAAAACAATCCTTTGTAAAGTAACTATGGACAAGAAGAACCCGCTGGGTACGGTCCAGACAAGTTTACCTGCAAGTGAGTATCAAAATAAATCTATCGTACTTATAGATGATGTACTCAATTCTGGTACAACGCTTGTATATGGCGTAAAACATTTTCTAGACGTACCATTAAAGAGATTTAAGACTGCCGTACTAGTTAATAGAAATCACAAAAAATACCCCGTAAAAGCAGACTTCAAAGGCATTTCATTGAGCACATCGCTTAATGAATCTGTAAAAGTCACTTTTAGAAAAGGTAACGACACAGCTGTTCTAGAGTAA
- a CDS encoding RNA-binding S4 domain-containing protein, translated as MRVDKYLWCVRYFKTRSIATTACKKGQVKINNTSVKPSRDIYPTDTITVRKNQVTYVLEVLDLPESRLGAKLVGMYVRDKTPKENLEKLELLKYSKDYYRKKGAGRPTKKDRRSIDEIYNNDDFFKSDEEE; from the coding sequence ATGAGAGTAGACAAATATTTATGGTGCGTGCGCTACTTTAAGACTAGATCTATTGCAACTACAGCTTGCAAGAAGGGTCAAGTAAAAATAAACAACACCTCTGTAAAACCTTCTCGAGACATCTATCCTACTGACACCATTACTGTGCGCAAAAATCAGGTTACTTACGTTCTAGAAGTTCTTGATCTTCCCGAAAGCAGACTGGGTGCAAAACTAGTGGGCATGTATGTGCGAGACAAAACTCCAAAAGAGAATCTAGAAAAACTAGAATTACTTAAATACTCTAAAGATTACTATCGTAAAAAGGGTGCAGGACGTCCTACAAAGAAAGACAGAAGAAGCATTGATGAGATTTACAACAATGATGATTTTTTTAAAAGTGATGAAGAGGAATAG
- a CDS encoding porin family protein has protein sequence MKKIIVAVLLLSSITAFSQSEGFGIKGGLNYGSVGDLEFTSEFAESTFDKENKSGFHAGIYYKAEFAGIFIQPELLYTKINTEYQSNISGSSSIDYELSKIDVPVLIGFNVVGPLNVKGGPSFQYILDDEFDGIDIDFEDPENSFTVGYQLGAGLSFGRLGIDVRYEGAFTDNTIITESQAEENSVGFKVDARPTQWILSLSYALDGGN, from the coding sequence ATGAAAAAAATCATTGTAGCAGTATTACTCTTATCAAGTATAACTGCATTTAGCCAAAGCGAAGGGTTCGGTATCAAGGGCGGACTCAATTATGGCTCTGTAGGAGATCTTGAGTTTACATCAGAATTTGCCGAAAGTACTTTTGACAAAGAAAACAAGTCAGGCTTTCACGCTGGTATATATTACAAGGCAGAATTTGCTGGTATTTTTATACAACCAGAGCTATTATACACTAAAATTAATACCGAATATCAGAGTAATATTTCAGGCTCTAGTAGTATAGATTATGAATTGTCAAAAATTGATGTTCCTGTGCTAATAGGGTTTAACGTTGTAGGGCCTTTGAATGTTAAGGGTGGGCCTTCTTTCCAATACATTTTGGATGATGAATTTGATGGGATAGATATTGATTTTGAAGATCCAGAAAATTCATTTACCGTAGGTTACCAGCTAGGTGCAGGACTTTCGTTTGGTAGACTTGGTATTGATGTAAGATATGAAGGAGCATTTACAGACAATACAATTATAACAGAATCACAAGCCGAAGAAAACAGTGTAGGCTTCAAAGTAGATGCGAGACCAACGCAATGGATTCTTAGTTTATCTTACGCCCTTGACGGAGGGAATTAG
- a CDS encoding transketolase C-terminal domain-containing protein translates to MKTYENTGSKDTRSGFGAGMTELGRTNPNVVSLCADLIGSLKIQTFIDENPERFFQIGIAEANMMGIAAGLTIGGKIPFTGTFANFSTGRVYDQIRQSIAYSGKNVKICASHAGLTLGEDGATHQILEDIGLMKMLPGMTVINTCDYNQTKAATIALADHVGPVYLRFGRPVVPNFTPADQTFEIGKAVQLQEGNDVTIVATGHLVWEALEACKALNEKGITADVINIHTIKPLDAEAIIKSVKKTGCVVTAEEHNFLGGLGESVARELSLTHPVPQEYVATADTFGESGTPAQLMEKYGLNADAIVKAVEKVVARK, encoded by the coding sequence ATGAAAACATACGAAAATACAGGCAGTAAGGATACAAGATCAGGTTTTGGCGCAGGAATGACAGAATTAGGAAGAACAAATCCTAATGTGGTATCTCTTTGTGCAGACCTTATAGGTTCTCTAAAAATACAGACGTTTATAGATGAAAACCCTGAACGTTTTTTTCAAATAGGAATTGCCGAAGCTAATATGATGGGTATCGCCGCAGGACTTACTATAGGAGGTAAAATTCCGTTTACAGGAACTTTTGCAAACTTCTCTACAGGTCGTGTTTATGACCAGATAAGACAATCTATAGCCTACTCTGGTAAAAATGTGAAGATATGTGCTTCTCACGCGGGTCTCACCCTAGGTGAAGATGGTGCAACACACCAAATTCTAGAAGACATAGGTCTTATGAAGATGTTACCAGGGATGACAGTGATTAATACTTGCGATTACAACCAGACTAAAGCAGCTACTATAGCACTTGCAGACCACGTAGGACCGGTTTACTTACGTTTTGGCCGTCCAGTAGTACCTAACTTTACTCCAGCAGATCAAACATTTGAAATAGGTAAAGCAGTACAATTACAAGAAGGAAATGATGTTACCATCGTTGCAACGGGCCACCTTGTTTGGGAAGCGCTAGAGGCTTGTAAAGCACTTAACGAAAAAGGCATCACAGCAGATGTAATCAATATACACACTATAAAACCTCTAGATGCAGAGGCAATCATTAAGTCTGTAAAAAAGACCGGATGCGTGGTAACTGCAGAGGAGCATAACTTTTTAGGAGGTCTAGGTGAGAGTGTTGCTAGAGAGCTATCTCTTACCCACCCTGTACCACAAGAGTACGTTGCCACAGCAGACACCTTTGGTGAGAGTGGAACACCTGCTCAACTTATGGAAAAGTACGGACTAAATGCAGATGCCATCGTAAAAGCTGTAGAAAAAGTAGTAGCTAGAAAATAA
- a CDS encoding transketolase — MADIEKLEAFVTQVRRDIVRQVHKVSSGHPGGSLGCAEFISVLYQELMERKEGFDMDGIGEDLFFLSNGHISPVFYSVLARSGYFPVEELNTFRLLNSRLQGHPTTHEGLPGVRIASGSLGQGLSVAVGAAQAKKLNKDNHTIYTLMGDGELQEGQNWEAIMYASAKKVDNIIATVDLNGQQIDGSTDHVLNMGSVRAKFEAFGWIVLDIEQGNDVDAIVKGMNQAKDLSGNGKPVCVLLHTIMGNGVDFMMGTHAWHGKAPNDDQLASALEQNPQTLGDY, encoded by the coding sequence ATGGCAGACATAGAGAAGCTAGAGGCATTTGTAACACAAGTGCGTAGAGATATCGTACGACAAGTACACAAAGTAAGTTCTGGACACCCAGGCGGATCATTAGGATGTGCCGAATTTATTTCGGTTCTCTATCAAGAGCTTATGGAACGTAAAGAAGGGTTTGATATGGACGGTATAGGAGAAGACCTTTTCTTCCTTTCTAACGGTCACATATCACCTGTTTTTTATAGCGTATTAGCTCGTTCTGGATATTTCCCAGTAGAAGAACTTAATACTTTTAGACTACTTAACTCTAGACTACAAGGACACCCTACTACACATGAAGGGCTTCCTGGAGTGCGTATCGCCTCTGGATCACTAGGTCAAGGACTAAGTGTTGCAGTAGGTGCCGCTCAAGCAAAAAAACTTAACAAAGACAACCATACTATCTATACCTTAATGGGAGATGGTGAATTGCAAGAAGGTCAAAACTGGGAAGCAATTATGTATGCTTCGGCAAAAAAGGTTGATAATATTATAGCTACTGTAGATCTTAACGGCCAGCAGATAGATGGTAGTACAGACCACGTATTAAACATGGGAAGCGTGCGTGCAAAATTTGAAGCCTTTGGGTGGATTGTTCTTGATATTGAACAAGGAAATGATGTAGACGCTATTGTAAAAGGAATGAATCAAGCCAAAGATCTTTCTGGAAACGGAAAACCAGTTTGTGTATTATTACACACAATCATGGGTAATGGTGTAGACTTTATGATGGGTACCCACGCGTGGCATGGTAAAGCTCCTAATGATGATCAACTCGCTAGTGCACTAGAGCAAAATCCACAAACTTTAGGCGATTACTAA
- a CDS encoding orotate phosphoribosyltransferase: MNLESPVKTLDKSPEEVYNFLMNIENFEKLMPENTKFEKISDTRFLFGLKGMPEIVLDLKEGIPHSKVVLGAASDKVPFQLTADIKELAADKSEVQLHFEGEFNAMMAMMVKGPITKFIGTLSDNMDVIA; this comes from the coding sequence ATGAATTTAGAAAGTCCTGTAAAGACATTAGACAAGTCGCCAGAAGAAGTTTATAATTTCTTAATGAACATTGAGAACTTCGAAAAATTAATGCCAGAAAATACTAAGTTTGAAAAGATAAGCGACACACGTTTCCTTTTTGGACTTAAAGGAATGCCAGAAATAGTACTAGATCTTAAGGAAGGAATTCCTCATAGCAAAGTAGTATTAGGGGCTGCCAGTGACAAAGTACCTTTCCAACTTACTGCAGACATCAAAGAACTAGCAGCAGATAAAAGTGAAGTTCAACTACATTTTGAGGGAGAATTCAATGCAATGATGGCTATGATGGTTAAAGGACCTATCACAAAATTCATAGGCACACTTTCTGATAATATGGATGTTATTGCATAA
- the pyrE gene encoding orotate phosphoribosyltransferase, translating to MILDKETAKKTAELLLQINAIKLQPQEPFTWASGWQSPIYCDNRITLSYPPIRNYIHQEMAKQVESIYGKPDAIVGVATGAIGIGMLVADYLNVPFAYVRPEPKKHGRKNQIEGHLEPNSNVVVIEDLISTGKSSLMAVEALKNSNMTVKGMLAIFTYGFDTATQNFEEAGVTLNTLSDYSHLLLQARDTNFITEAQQETLENWRKSPSTWEK from the coding sequence ATGATTTTAGACAAAGAAACGGCAAAAAAAACTGCCGAATTGCTTTTGCAAATTAATGCAATAAAATTACAACCGCAAGAACCTTTTACATGGGCTTCTGGCTGGCAATCCCCAATTTATTGTGATAACCGCATCACACTATCGTATCCTCCTATTAGAAACTACATTCATCAAGAAATGGCAAAGCAAGTAGAAAGTATCTACGGCAAGCCAGATGCTATTGTGGGTGTTGCTACAGGAGCCATAGGTATTGGTATGCTTGTTGCAGATTATCTCAACGTACCTTTTGCTTACGTACGTCCAGAGCCTAAGAAGCACGGACGTAAAAACCAAATAGAAGGTCACCTAGAACCTAACAGCAATGTAGTGGTAATAGAAGATCTTATAAGCACTGGTAAGAGTAGCCTTATGGCAGTAGAAGCTCTTAAAAATTCTAACATGACGGTAAAAGGCATGCTCGCCATCTTTACCTACGGTTTTGATACCGCTACTCAGAATTTTGAAGAAGCTGGAGTTACACTTAATACATTAAGTGATTATTCTCATTTATTACTGCAAGCTAGGGACACAAATTTTATCACAGAAGCACAACAAGAAACGCTAGAAAACTGGCGCAAAAGCCCATCAACCTGGGAAAAATAA
- a CDS encoding NUDIX domain-containing protein, which yields MYKVFVNDIPIILSTEKVIGKNYKTISIKKVKIKKLIKKLYKGEQLYINLYHPKEEKLLKHLRKKLKLVIAGGGLVYNDKKEILFIYRNGRWDLPKGKIEKKEDIEDCAIREVEEETGVTGLTITKPLEITYHVFKRNGEFRLKETFWFEMHTSCTDELVPQAKEGIKKAKWLNFEKSQKALDKSYENIKLIFPKEYLVKHPNDRVA from the coding sequence ATGTATAAAGTTTTTGTGAATGATATTCCTATTATTCTATCTACAGAAAAGGTGATAGGTAAGAACTATAAAACCATCTCCATAAAGAAGGTCAAGATCAAGAAATTGATTAAGAAATTATATAAGGGAGAACAGTTATATATTAACCTCTACCATCCTAAGGAAGAGAAGTTACTCAAGCACCTGCGCAAGAAACTTAAACTTGTGATAGCGGGCGGCGGACTTGTATACAACGATAAAAAAGAAATTCTTTTTATCTATCGCAATGGTCGCTGGGATTTGCCTAAGGGTAAGATTGAGAAAAAGGAAGATATAGAGGACTGTGCCATTAGAGAAGTAGAGGAGGAGACAGGTGTGACGGGACTTACGATAACAAAGCCTCTAGAAATCACTTACCACGTTTTTAAACGTAATGGCGAGTTTAGGCTTAAAGAAACTTTCTGGTTTGAGATGCACACAAGCTGCACAGACGAGCTAGTACCACAAGCTAAGGAAGGTATTAAGAAGGCAAAGTGGCTTAACTTTGAAAAATCACAGAAAGCGCTTGATAAATCTTATGAAAATATCAAGCTCATCTTTCCTAAAGAATATCTAGTTAAGCATCCTAACGATAGGGTAGCGTAG
- a CDS encoding M14 family metallopeptidase, producing MKRLFLLPLLAIAISCGDTKDNPENKDFTTRFEKSGGTETPTYQEVIAFYEELDLAYRSIKTYEVGTTDIGEPLTLVTFNPNRSFDSEFSDDMDVRRILINNGIHPGESDGIDATMMLMRDLAQGKIEAPENTWVSAIAIYNVGGALNRNSGTRTNQNGPKEYGFRGNAQNYDLNRDFIKRDTKNAAAFAEIYHMIEPDVFIDNHVSNGADYQYTLTHLFTQHNKLGGALGDYVHEEFQPMLEEDLKAKDWEITPYVNVFNSTPEKGFSQFMDYPRYSTGFTSLWNTIGLMVETHMLKPYKPRVEGTYELMKSILKITAENGTKIKEMREGAFNAFAKAETYPVQFALDTTKTTTLDFLGYEGKMQPSEVTGKERLKYDVNKPFTKKVTYYDYFKSTKEVTIPKAYVIPRGYRDIALILKANEIKFDQLKKDTTFVAQVYHIDTYETRKSPYEGHYLHYNTSLKTSEEEVIIPKGGYIVPTDQKGIRYILETLEPEATDSFFNWNYFDTILQQKEGFSPYVWEDKAQQFLETHPKIRIEFNLKKSLNSDFANNWYAQLDWIHKKSSSYEKAHLRYPIVRMLN from the coding sequence ATGAAAAGACTTTTTTTACTCCCGCTACTCGCCATTGCAATCAGTTGTGGTGACACAAAAGACAATCCAGAAAATAAAGACTTTACTACACGCTTTGAAAAAAGTGGAGGTACAGAAACCCCAACATATCAAGAAGTCATCGCTTTTTACGAAGAACTTGACCTTGCGTACCGCTCTATTAAAACCTATGAAGTAGGCACAACAGACATTGGCGAACCACTTACACTTGTTACTTTTAATCCCAACCGAAGCTTTGATAGTGAGTTTTCTGATGATATGGATGTGCGCCGAATTCTCATTAATAATGGTATTCACCCTGGGGAGTCAGACGGGATAGATGCAACTATGATGCTTATGCGAGACCTCGCACAAGGAAAGATAGAGGCCCCAGAAAACACATGGGTAAGTGCGATTGCAATCTATAATGTGGGTGGCGCTCTTAACCGCAATAGCGGGACGAGAACCAATCAAAACGGACCTAAGGAATATGGTTTCCGCGGTAATGCTCAAAACTATGATCTCAATCGTGATTTTATAAAGCGTGACACAAAAAATGCTGCCGCTTTTGCAGAGATTTATCACATGATTGAGCCAGATGTTTTTATAGATAATCACGTAAGCAATGGCGCAGATTATCAATACACGCTTACACACCTCTTTACACAGCACAACAAATTAGGAGGAGCATTAGGTGATTATGTCCATGAGGAATTCCAGCCTATGCTTGAGGAAGATCTTAAAGCCAAAGACTGGGAGATTACTCCGTATGTAAACGTTTTTAACAGTACTCCAGAAAAAGGTTTCAGCCAGTTTATGGATTACCCACGCTACTCGACGGGTTTCACTTCGCTCTGGAATACTATCGGCCTCATGGTAGAAACCCACATGCTGAAGCCTTATAAACCACGTGTAGAAGGAACATACGAATTAATGAAGAGCATCTTAAAAATCACTGCCGAAAACGGCACAAAGATTAAAGAAATGCGCGAGGGTGCTTTTAACGCTTTCGCGAAAGCGGAAACTTATCCCGTACAATTTGCTCTAGACACGACCAAAACCACCACCCTAGATTTCTTAGGATATGAAGGAAAGATGCAGCCTAGTGAAGTGACCGGGAAGGAGCGTCTCAAATATGATGTCAATAAACCTTTTACTAAAAAGGTGACTTACTACGATTATTTTAAGTCTACTAAGGAGGTAACGATACCAAAAGCTTATGTAATTCCTAGAGGGTACAGAGATATTGCTCTTATCTTAAAGGCAAATGAAATCAAGTTTGATCAGCTTAAAAAGGATACTACTTTTGTAGCTCAAGTATATCATATAGACACTTATGAAACCCGTAAGAGTCCTTATGAAGGTCATTATTTGCATTACAACACAAGTTTAAAAACTTCTGAAGAAGAAGTTATCATACCTAAAGGTGGTTATATAGTGCCTACAGATCAAAAAGGAATACGCTACATTCTAGAAACACTAGAGCCAGAGGCGACAGATAGTTTCTTTAACTGGAACTATTTTGACACTATATTACAACAGAAGGAAGGCTTCTCACCATACGTATGGGAAGATAAGGCACAACAATTTCTTGAGACCCACCCTAAAATTAGAATAGAATTTAATCTCAAGAAGTCGTTAAATTCTGATTTTGCAAATAACTGGTATGCTCAGCTAGACTGGATTCATAAAAAATCTTCTAGTTATGAGAAGGCCCACCTACGCTACCCTATCGTTAGGATGCTTAACTAG
- a CDS encoding uracil-DNA glycosylase family protein has translation MAIFKHTHPYPPFNIENATKLIVGTLPPPRFTEGTLKPGDVNFCYGSIDGQLWPILNKIFNLNLTFETTEQAIQERKDFLISRNIGVCDIVASSERIKIDASDIGMTNVTLRDIFGYLSKSPKVETLLFTGGNSKNGPEYFFRKACKEQGVKLKVISSEVPRIHQFEWQGRTIKTVSLTAPSGAANRAVGSLALYKQLKKENPQFNTIDFRVLQYAPFF, from the coding sequence ATGGCTATTTTCAAACACACACATCCCTACCCGCCATTTAATATTGAGAATGCCACAAAACTCATTGTAGGCACACTACCTCCTCCTCGGTTTACAGAAGGCACGCTTAAACCTGGAGATGTAAACTTTTGCTATGGCAGTATCGATGGGCAATTATGGCCTATTTTAAATAAGATTTTTAATCTCAATCTTACATTTGAAACTACAGAGCAAGCCATTCAAGAGCGTAAAGACTTTTTGATATCTCGCAATATCGGTGTTTGCGATATTGTCGCTTCCTCAGAACGCATTAAAATAGACGCTTCAGATATTGGGATGACTAACGTGACGCTTAGAGATATTTTCGGCTACTTAAGCAAGTCTCCAAAGGTGGAAACATTATTATTTACCGGCGGAAACAGTAAAAATGGTCCTGAGTATTTCTTTAGGAAAGCTTGTAAAGAGCAGGGTGTGAAGTTAAAAGTAATAAGTAGCGAGGTACCGCGAATTCATCAGTTTGAATGGCAAGGACGCACTATTAAAACGGTTTCTCTCACTGCACCATCAGGAGCTGCAAATAGAGCGGTGGGCAGTCTTGCTCTTTACAAACAACTTAAAAAGGAAAATCCGCAATTTAATACTATAGACTTCAGAGTCTTGCAGTATGCTCCATTCTTTTAA
- a CDS encoding 30S ribosomal protein THX — protein sequence MGRGDKKSRRGKISRGTFGAKRRKKGRKKAKDAAKMQKDK from the coding sequence ATGGGAAGAGGAGATAAAAAATCAAGAAGAGGAAAAATAAGCCGCGGAACTTTTGGCGCAAAAAGAAGAAAAAAAGGCAGGAAGAAAGCTAAGGATGCTGCGAAAATGCAGAAGGATAAGTAG
- the yaaA gene encoding peroxide stress protein YaaA encodes MKIVVSPAKSLNFEDKLPTTRATQPQFLEQAEKLNSKLSNTTKKEIQDLMHISEKLADLNYQRYQDFTTPFTKKNARPAVYTFDGDVYTGLDAYTLPTEKLDKLQDTLRILSGMYGILRPLDLMQAYRLEMGTKLEYYSNKNLYEFWGDTLTEALNKELEDDELFVNLASQEYFKSIKTKQLKVPVITPIFKDFKNGKLKIISFFAKKARGSMVRYIIDKDVNTIDGLKAFDYDGYAYSAEESNEDKNEFVFTR; translated from the coding sequence ATGAAAATCGTTGTATCACCAGCAAAGTCACTTAATTTTGAAGATAAGCTACCTACTACGCGTGCTACACAGCCGCAGTTTTTAGAGCAAGCAGAAAAGCTTAACAGCAAGCTTTCTAATACGACAAAAAAAGAGATTCAAGACCTGATGCACATCAGTGAGAAGCTTGCAGATTTAAACTACCAGCGATACCAAGATTTTACAACTCCGTTTACAAAAAAGAATGCGAGACCAGCCGTGTACACCTTTGATGGTGATGTATACACAGGGCTTGATGCCTATACCCTACCTACAGAAAAGCTTGACAAACTTCAAGACACTTTACGTATTTTAAGTGGGATGTACGGGATCTTGCGACCACTAGATTTAATGCAGGCTTACCGTCTTGAGATGGGTACAAAACTAGAGTACTACAGTAATAAAAATTTATACGAGTTCTGGGGAGACACCCTTACCGAAGCGCTTAATAAAGAACTTGAAGATGATGAGCTTTTTGTAAACCTTGCGAGTCAAGAGTACTTTAAGTCTATAAAGACTAAGCAGCTCAAAGTACCCGTAATCACTCCTATCTTTAAAGATTTTAAAAACGGGAAACTCAAGATTATTTCTTTCTTTGCAAAAAAAGCCCGTGGCTCGATGGTGCGTTATATTATAGATAAGGATGTAAACACAATAGACGGTCTCAAAGCTTTTGATTATGACGGCTACGCCTACAGCGCAGAAGAGTCTAATGAAGATAAAAACGAATTTGTATTTACAAGGTAA